A genomic stretch from Sebastes fasciatus isolate fSebFas1 chromosome 23, fSebFas1.pri, whole genome shotgun sequence includes:
- the ldhba gene encoding L-lactate dehydrogenase B-A chain — protein MSSVLQKLISPLASSPAEPPRNKVTVVGVGQVGMACAISILLRDLCDELALVDVMEDRLKGEMMDLQHGSLFLKTSKIVADKDYAVTANSRLVIVTAGVRQQEGESRLNLVQRNVNVFKAIIPQIIKYSPNCTLIVVSNPVDVLTYVTWKLSGLPKHRVIGSGTNLDSARFRYLMAERLGIHASSFNGWVLGEHGDTSVPVWSGANVAGVNLQKLNPDIGTDGDKEQWKATHKAVVDSAYEVIKLKGYTNWAIGLSVADLTESIVKNMSRVHPVSTMVKDMHGISEEVFLSLPCVLNSTGVSSVINMTLTDAEVGQLRKSADTLWGIQKDLKDV, from the exons ATGTCCTCAGTGCTGCAGAAGCTGATCAGCCCTCTGGCCAGCAGCCCCGCTGAGCCCCCCAGGAACAAGGTGACTGTGGTCGGGGTGGGCCAGGTGGGCATGGCCTGCGCCATCAGCATCCTGTTGCGG GACCTGTGTGATGAGCTGGCTCTGGTGGACGTGATGGAGGATCGTCTCAAAGGAGAGATGATGGACCTGCAGCACGGCAGCCTCTTCCTCAAGACCTCCAAGATAGTTGCTGACAAAG ACTACGCGGTGACGGCCAACTCTCGCCTGGTCATTGTGACGGCCGGCGTTCGCCAGCAGGAGGGCGAGAGCCGCCTTAACCTGGTGCAGAGGAACGTCAACGTCTTCAAGGCCATCATCCCCCAGATCATCAAGTACAGCCCCAACTGCACGCTCATCGTGGTCTCCAACCCCG TCGACGTGTTGACCTACGTGACCTGGAAGCTGAGCGGCCTGCCCAAGCACCGCGTCATCGGCAGCGGTACCAACCTGGACTCGGCCCGTTTCCGCTACCTGATGGCCGAACGCCTCGGCATCCACGCCAGCTCCTTCAACGGCTGGGTGCTGGGAGAGCACGGAGACACCAGCG tgCCGGTGTGGAGCGGAGCTAACGTGGCAGGTGTCAACCTGCAGAAGCTGAATCCTGATATTGGAACTGATGGTGATAAGGAGCAGTGGAAGGCCACACACAAAGCTGTAGTGGACAG CGCCTACGAGGTGATCAAGCTGAAAGGCTACACCAACTGGGCCATCGGTCTGAGCGTGGCGGACCTGACGGAGAGCATCGTCAAGAACATGAGTCGGGTCCATCCTGTCTCCACCATGGTCAAG gACATGCATGGTATCAGTGAGGAGGTCTTCCTGTCTCTGCCCTGCGTGCTGAACAGCACCGGCGTGAGCAGCGTGATCAACATGACCCTGACGGACGCCGAGGTGGGCCAGCTGAGGAAGAGCGCCGACACGTTGTGGGGCATCCAGAAGGACCTCAAGGACGTCTGA